The Prochlorococcus sp. MIT 0801 genomic sequence ACCAAGTCCTCCGACTATTCCACCAGGACGTCCTGTCCACCTTTCAAAGCTTCTTGGAGTTGAAAGTTCTTGATGATCCCAACTCGTCTCCAACAAATCAAACTTTTTATTTAAAATAGTTCTAATCTGTTTTAATACAATATTTTTTTCTCTAGCGTAGGATTGACTATCTAGATTAGACCATTGATTAATATCAACAAACACACTTGCAATTAAAGTAGCCATTCCAGCTGGTGCACGCTGATCATCTTCCATACTGATAGAAATAAATAAAGAGCCAAAATTCTCATCGAATATTTGAATATGCCCTGGACAATTAACTGGCAAGTCAGCACGACAGAGAGCCCCGTAAAATACAAGGGCACCACTGGGCTTGGGTAATTTTTTTATAGTTTCACGGTATGTTGTGGGTAAACCTCCATCAATAGGAATTAAATCTAAAAGAGATTGAGGAGGCAAACTAAAAACAATATCTGATGCTTTCAGCTTTATCAAATTCTTTCTTCTATCAATTACGTTGACATCAAAAATATTTGAATTTTTTTTACTTAATATTTGGGTCACTCTATGACCAATCAAAAGGCTTCCACCATCTCTCAAAAAACTATCTTTCAACAAATTGCTAAGAATTTGCATTGATCCATGAAGGTGCCATAGGCCTCTAGGAAATTGGGCCATTTGAAGAACAGTTGCACCGTATAAAGCCGCCGTTCTACTTGCTGGCTCTTGAGAATAAAGTTTTAACTGAAGGTCTAAAAAACTTCGTAAACGTCTATCTTCATGACAACCAGTAATTATAAGCAAGTCTGCAATAGTCAACTTACTCAAAAAACCTGTTAAAAGATTTGAAGGACGTATAGCTCTAATTAATTGACTTAAATCCCAAAAATTTCTTATCGGAAGTATTGGATCTCTTTCGACAAATTCCCAGTTACTTTCGTGAATTTTAGAACATATTGACCAGAAGATTTCACTCCCAGGAAACTGTTCTTGTCTTTCTTTCTGCCATCTCAATGGATCATGCCAAAGATTGATTGGCCTACTCCCATCGCCAAGAATAACTGAACATCCAGGATCTAAAATTTTTGCATCAGGTAACGGAATCTCTAAATACTTAAATAAACGATGATGAATTCCTCCTCTCTCAAGGCCTGCAACTTGAGTAGCGCCTACATCAAAAGTATAAGAACCTCTTTTAAAAGTTCCTGCACAACCCCCTAATTGACTATGTGCTTCGACCAAAGTTACCTGATAGCCCTCTCTAGCGAGAAGAGCA encodes the following:
- the crtD gene encoding C-3',4' desaturase CrtD, which produces MSEESIIVVGGGIAGLTGAALLAREGYQVTLVEAHSQLGGCAGTFKRGSYTFDVGATQVAGLERGGIHHRLFKYLEIPLPDAKILDPGCSVILGDGSRPINLWHDPLRWQKERQEQFPGSEIFWSICSKIHESNWEFVERDPILPIRNFWDLSQLIRAIRPSNLLTGFLSKLTIADLLIITGCHEDRRLRSFLDLQLKLYSQEPASRTAALYGATVLQMAQFPRGLWHLHGSMQILSNLLKDSFLRDGGSLLIGHRVTQILSKKNSNIFDVNVIDRRKNLIKLKASDIVFSLPPQSLLDLIPIDGGLPTTYRETIKKLPKPSGALVFYGALCRADLPVNCPGHIQIFDENFGSLFISISMEDDQRAPAGMATLIASVFVDINQWSNLDSQSYAREKNIVLKQIRTILNKKFDLLETSWDHQELSTPRSFERWTGRPGGIVGGLGQHPDQFGPFGLASRTPLRGLWLCGDSIYPGEGTAGVSQSAMMVVRQIMESKGRHLNIPVFN